In the Heteronotia binoei isolate CCM8104 ecotype False Entrance Well chromosome 13, APGP_CSIRO_Hbin_v1, whole genome shotgun sequence genome, one interval contains:
- the ABT1 gene encoding activator of basal transcription 1, whose translation MCEVTDSNEGERVEIKEEEGDAELDLSTQDVAKKVVPGIIYLGHIPPRFRPRHVRNLLSGYGEVGRIFLQPEERFIRKKKKKAGTNAKNFTEGWVEFRDKRVAKLVAASLHNTPMGVRKRSRFHHDLWNMKYLHRFKWTHLSERLAYERQVQQQRMRAEVSQAKRETNFYLQNVEKSKRFSKKDSRGEQEDKSWGFVQRRTEEEIQTSKGNKRLRKQLAKAAEIQEKSQSNRSLLAKIFNTQQ comes from the exons ATGTGTGAAGTAACGGACAGTAATGAAGGAGAAAGGGTGGAGATCAAGGAAGAAGAAGGCGATGCAGAGTTGGACCTTTCTACCCAAGATGTTGCCAAGAAGGTTGTGCCTGGCATAATCTACCTTGGTCACATCCCTCCCCGCTTCAGGCCCCGGCATGTCCGCAACCTCCTTAGTGGCTACGGCGAGGTGGGACGTATTTTCCTGCAGCCTGAAG AGCGATTTATacggaagaaaaagaagaaagctgGAACCAATGCCAAGAACTTCACAGAAGGCTGGGTGGAATTCCGGGACAAGCGTGTGGCGAAGCTGGTAGCTGCCAGTTTGCACAACACGCCAATGGGTGTCCGCAAGAGGAGCCGGTTCCATCATGACCTGTGGAATATGAAG TATCTGCACCGCTTCAAGTGGACTCACCTGAGCGAGCGGCTGGCGTATGAGCGCCAAGTGCAGCAACAACGCATGCGCGCTGAGGTCTCACAGGCCAAGCGTGAGACTAATTTCTACCTGCAGAACGTGGAGAAGAGCAAACGCTTTTCCAAGAAGGACAGTCGGGGAGAGCAGGAGGACAAGAGCTGGGGCTTCGTACAGCGTCGCACCGAGGAGGAAATCCAGACCAGCAAGGGGAACAAGCGTCTccgaaagcagctggccaaggctGCGGAGATCCAGGAGAAATCCCAGTCAAACCGCTCTCTGCTAGCAAAGATCTTCAACACTCAGCAGTAG